DNA sequence from the Desulfobacterales bacterium genome:
AAATTTGCCTGAAATCGCATTTGCTGGAAGATCTAATGTTGGTAAATCTTCCCTTATTAATACGATTTTAAATAGAAAAAAGCTTGTAAAAACAAGTTCAACTCCAGGGTGCACACAGCTTATTAATTTTTTTAATATAAACGAAGAATTTGTTTTTGTTGACCTTCCTGGGTATGGATACGCAAAAGTACCAGAATCTGTAAGAAAAAAATGGAAACCTATGGTTGGAAGTTATCTTTCTTCAAGGGAAGATCTAAAGGGTGTTGTCCTTATCATGGATATAAGGCGTAGTCCAAGGGAAGATGAACTTAATTTTATTAGCTGGCTTAATCTCTACGAACTACCGAATATTTTAGTTCTTACAAAAATTGATAAGCTTTCAAAAAATAAACACGATATTCAGAAAGCTGCTATTTGTGAAGCTCTTTCCGTGTCATCTTCTGATGTGATATTATTTTCA
Encoded proteins:
- a CDS encoding YihA family ribosome biogenesis GTP-binding protein; the protein is MIVKSAEFIKSAVSLSQCPLLNLPEIAFAGRSNVGKSSLINTILNRKKLVKTSSTPGCTQLINFFNINEEFVFVDLPGYGYAKVPESVRKKWKPMVGSYLSSREDLKGVVLIMDIRRSPREDELNFISWLNLYELPNILVLTKIDKLSKNKHDIQKAAICEALSVSSSDVILFSAKSREGKDSLWESISKLIIN